One Dreissena polymorpha isolate Duluth1 chromosome 9, UMN_Dpol_1.0, whole genome shotgun sequence genomic window carries:
- the LOC127845241 gene encoding uncharacterized protein LOC127845241 — MSSYFGPDTPDVVIKSLFKKYDTDNSGCIGRKELASLLEDDLGLTSDQADVYVHLLDKDGSAKISPDEFCAWLRSNERFSIVSDTSRFYAVSKAVEMFQKYDKDGSQCISCEEFKGLLTELGHNIDFEAAFKAIDKDGNGKVAFPEFLKWLNWVPLD, encoded by the coding sequence ATGTCGTCCTATTTCGGCCCAGACACTCCAGATGTCGTTATAAAGAGCCTGTTTAAAAAGTACGATACGGACAACAGCGGCTGCATCGGCCGTAAGGAGCTTGCTAGTTTACTGGAAGACGACCTCGGTTTGACGAGCGACCAAGCGGACGTGTACGTACATCTACTGGACAAAGACGGCAGCGCGAAAATCAGCCCTGACGAATTCTGCGCCTGGCTTCGAAGCAACGAGCGATTCAGTATAGTGAGCGACACATCACGCTTCTATGCGGTTAGCAAAGCCGTGGAGATGTTCCAAAAATATGATAAGGATGGCTCGCAGTGTATTAGTTGTGAAGAGTTCAAAGGCTTGTTGACCGAGCTGGGTCACAATATTGACTTTGAAGCCGCATTCAAAGCCATCGATAAGGACGGAAACGGAAAAGTAGCGTTTCCGGAGTTCTTGAAGTGGCTTAACTGGGTTCCGTTAGATTGA